The sequence below is a genomic window from Geothermobacter ehrlichii.
TAGCTAAAAGGTCAAGAAAGTCACTATGCGTTCCAAGATCATGATTTAAAATAGTTTCGTAAACTTCTGATTTTGATTTATGAATATAAAGAGAATGAATTGCCCTATATTGACCAACCCCAATTCCAAGAAAGTAGTGATCTAAGGTAACTTCAACTGCATTCTTCCAAATATCGGTCCTTCCAGAACCACTATTAAGTGCCTCTTGTGAATACCTCCCAATAATATAGTCAAAGTCTGTTGCAATTATAGTATCTAAATAAGGCATTGACCAAATAGTCAAAAGAACTAGCGTAGCCAAAAGTATTATTTTTTTGCAATTTATATGTTTCCTCAAAATGCACAGAAAAGCTATTAAAAGAGCTAGCATTGCCGACCTTGAGCCTGATGCAAACAATGCATAAAAAAGAAGAACCACACTAGGCATTAATAATATTTTTATTAATAAGCGCGACCCGCCTCTAACCAAATAATGAAATATAGTTATTATAGAAATAGCACATGCCAGTCCTAAGTTGTTTGGATTACGATAGAGCCCAGAAAACCTGGGTATATATATTTTACTATCGAAAAGCAAGAATATAATAATACTCGAAATAGTACCAACGGAATACGCTAAAAGAAGTTTTTTTATCAATTCTGGCGTTACTCTCAGATTGTCCATCACTATATAAATGAAAAAACCGAATACAATTAGCACAATACTGTTAAGTGCATAGTCTAGCCTTCCTTTGCCAAAAATTATAAAAACAAAGGACGCCAATGTCCCGTACATAAAAACAATGCAGAATATTTTGACATTATTGGAAATAAATACTTTATTTCCATTAAACAATAAGGCCTTAAGAAAAACCACCAATATAATTATTCCTGCAACCCTGTACGGCTTGAATACCGACGAAAACCCAAAAACTACCTCATATAAGTATTCAAACGGCAACAAGGAGGCATAAATTACCAACAGATACTCTAAAGGTTTTTTCATTTTATTTTGGAAGGGATAAAAATGGATTTTATCCGATGATATTTAGTGCCCAGTGCAGTCCTAAGGAGCCTGGAAAAGATCTTTATCAAAGCATGCTTAATCGCCACCTGCAATGCGGCACCCGGGCCAAAATATAATTTATTGATCTGGAAGACCTCCAGTACTCCCCGAAAGGAAGTTGATGCTCCATTCAGCCGAAATTTCGCCAGTGGTGAGTTCGCCTGGGCGAATTTGATGCCATTAAGAGTTAGATGGAGGTAATATTCATAGTCGGCAGAAACCTCAAAGTCTGTGCAATACAGTCCAAAGTCGCTATATATGTTTTTTGATATGTACCACGTTGGGTGAAGAAAATTTGGAAAAATCTTACTTGTCCTAGCCAAATGCCACGTACAGTCATATTGTCCATGCTTGTCAATGATAACAAGATCACTATATAGGGCAAAATGTTTTGATTTATTTTTATCATAATACTGACAAGCCATTTTTATTGAATCCTTTACAAGCAAATCATCAGCATTAACCAGCTTGATTAGCTCTCCCCTAGAAAGATATATTCCTTTATTGAACGCGTCGTAAATACCCTTGTCTTCTTGACTTAACCAGAGATCAATGTGCTCTTCATATCTTCTAATTATATCAAGCGTTCCGTCTTTAGAACCAGCATCTATAATTAAGTACTCAATTTCGTCAGTCTTCTGCGAGATGACGCTTTTAATAGCGTCTTCCAGAAATTTCACTCCATTATAAACTACAG
It includes:
- a CDS encoding O-antigen ligase family protein, encoding MVFLKALLFNGNKVFISNNVKIFCIVFMYGTLASFVFIIFGKGRLDYALNSIVLIVFGFFIYIVMDNLRVTPELIKKLLLAYSVGTISSIIIFLLFDSKIYIPRFSGLYRNPNNLGLACAISIITIFHYLVRGGSRLLIKILLMPSVVLLFYALFASGSRSAMLALLIAFLCILRKHINCKKIILLATLVLLTIWSMPYLDTIIATDFDYIIGRYSQEALNSGSGRTDIWKNAVEVTLDHYFLGIGVGQYRAIHSLYIHKSKSEVYETILNHDLGTHSDFLDLLANYGVICLILYILFLGNNYKRLVDIVNNNKDGVLLLSIFVCIVFFGCFRESFSSPDYWFLLALTTCVSTYGFSSSSTPDFSL
- a CDS encoding glycosyltransferase family 2 protein; amino-acid sequence: MNNDTARNFNRKTIGDYSDTLCCPFYEIGGQRVKGSKSSKDKFKKKLSIITVVYNGVKFLEDAIKSVISQKTDEIEYLIIDAGSKDGTLDIIRRYEEHIDLWLSQEDKGIYDAFNKGIYLSRGELIKLVNADDLLVKDSIKMACQYYDKNKSKHFALYSDLVIIDKHGQYDCTWHLARTSKIFPNFLHPTWYISKNIYSDFGLYCTDFEVSADYEYYLHLTLNGIKFAQANSPLAKFRLNGASTSFRGVLEVFQINKLYFGPGAALQVAIKHALIKIFSRLLRTALGTKYHRIKSIFIPSKIK